In one window of Niallia sp. Man26 DNA:
- a CDS encoding ABC transporter permease, with the protein MKKTTVVKKKKRIFHPEHVFIYVAGSIIFFLLVCAVFPQWVAPYAPTKMFTDAIMQAPSATHILGTDYFGRDVFSLIVFGSRTSLIIGILSVIVAATIGMLIGSVAGYAGGMIDLIFMRIIDILMTIPGMLLSLAFAAALGPSLMNIILAISISAVPGYARLMRGQILTLKRRNFVIASKSIGVSDLVIFFRHILPNAYSPLLVMATNGLGSSILLGAGLSFLGLGIVQEVPDWGTLLSQGRGYLAAAWWIATFPGIAITSFVLSANIIGDSLRDFLDPKKQQKGENA; encoded by the coding sequence ATCAAAAAAACGACTGTAGTTAAAAAGAAAAAACGAATTTTCCACCCCGAGCATGTTTTTATCTATGTGGCCGGAAGTATTATTTTTTTCTTATTGGTTTGTGCAGTATTTCCACAGTGGGTAGCACCTTATGCCCCCACAAAAATGTTTACAGATGCAATTATGCAAGCACCTTCGGCCACTCATATTCTCGGTACAGACTACTTTGGCCGGGATGTTTTCAGCTTGATTGTCTTTGGAAGCAGGACATCTCTCATTATCGGTATTTTGTCCGTTATTGTGGCAGCTACTATCGGAATGCTCATCGGGTCTGTAGCTGGATATGCTGGAGGGATGATCGACCTTATTTTCATGAGAATTATTGATATTTTAATGACAATTCCAGGAATGCTGCTGTCTCTTGCCTTTGCCGCAGCATTGGGACCGAGTTTGATGAATATTATTCTCGCCATATCGATCTCGGCAGTGCCTGGCTATGCAAGATTGATGCGGGGACAAATTCTCACATTAAAAAGGAGGAATTTTGTCATTGCTTCAAAATCAATCGGGGTAAGCGATCTTGTCATTTTTTTTCGCCACATTTTGCCTAATGCTTACTCCCCGCTGTTAGTTATGGCGACTAATGGGCTAGGGTCCTCCATTCTTTTGGGAGCAGGGCTAAGCTTTTTAGGATTAGGAATCGTCCAAGAGGTTCCCGACTGGGGAACACTGCTGTCACAAGGCAGAGGCTACTTAGCAGCCGCTTGGTGGATTGCTACATTTCCTGGTATTGCAATCACTTCTTTTGTATTGTCAGCAAATATTATTGGTGACAGTCTCCGTGATTTCCTTGATCCAAAGAAACAGCAGAAAGGAGAAAACGCCTGA